In the Variovorax sp. S12S4 genome, one interval contains:
- the pqqC gene encoding pyrroloquinoline-quinone synthase PqqC has product MHADRIQDPFRPAAGGEKNAPAWTREEFEAKLRERGRSYHIHHPFNVMLNSGRATPEQIRGWVANRFYYQIAIPIKDGAVISNCPDPAVRRGWVQRILDHDGFELGGIKDEGGIEAWLRLAEAVGLSREEVTDLRHVVPAMRFAVDAYVNFARRAPWQEAVCSSLTELFAPEIHKQRLATWPEHYSWIEPGGLSYFRNRVSQARRDVEQGLAITLDHFDTRALQERALEVLQFKLDILWAMNDAMATRYGVSST; this is encoded by the coding sequence ATGCACGCCGACAGAATCCAGGATCCGTTTCGACCGGCCGCGGGCGGCGAAAAGAACGCGCCGGCATGGACGCGCGAGGAATTCGAAGCCAAGCTGCGCGAGCGCGGCCGCAGCTATCACATCCACCACCCGTTCAACGTCATGCTGAACAGCGGCCGCGCCACGCCCGAGCAGATCCGCGGCTGGGTGGCCAACCGCTTCTACTACCAGATCGCGATCCCCATCAAGGACGGCGCGGTGATCTCGAATTGCCCCGATCCGGCGGTGCGGCGCGGTTGGGTGCAGCGCATCCTCGACCACGACGGCTTCGAGCTCGGCGGCATCAAGGACGAAGGCGGCATCGAGGCCTGGCTGCGCCTGGCCGAAGCCGTGGGCCTGTCGCGCGAAGAGGTGACCGACCTGCGCCATGTGGTGCCGGCCATGCGCTTTGCAGTCGATGCCTACGTGAACTTTGCGCGCCGCGCGCCCTGGCAAGAGGCGGTGTGTTCGTCGCTCACCGAGCTTTTCGCACCCGAAATCCACAAGCAGCGCCTGGCCACCTGGCCGGAGCACTATAGCTGGATCGAGCCGGGCGGCCTGAGCTACTTTCGCAACCGCGTGAGCCAGGCACGGCGCGACGTGGAGCAGGGCCTGGCCATCACGCTCGACCACTTCGACACCCGTGCGCTGCAAGAGCGCGCACTGGAGGTGCTGCAGTTCAAGCTCGACATCCTGTGGGCAATGAACGACGCCATGGCAACGCGCTACGGGGTCAGCAGCACATGA
- a CDS encoding AAA family ATPase, with the protein MGSQEQLEDWRRLALRVESEVAKAVIGQAETIRLINVALFARGHVLLEGDVGVGKTTVLRAFSRAIGGDFERVEGTVDLMPGDLVYHTYVDAQGRPRIDPRPLLRHGERLVTFFFNEINRARPQVQSLLLRAMAERTVSAFDREYSFPHMTVFADRNKVEREETFELASAARDRFMFELNMPKPSDRAIRQSLVFDTAYHDTEGLIDKVAPAILPWDRLNAIAAEVQRSVRASETIERYVLDVWEATEAPQKFGIRLDNVDMDRLILAGASPRGMSALLRAARTVAWLEGRSHLEPADLAAVLPSVLGHRVFFTPVYELRRAELSEALVMQIMDKIAAP; encoded by the coding sequence ATGGGCTCCCAGGAACAACTCGAAGACTGGCGGCGCCTTGCGCTGCGCGTGGAAAGCGAAGTCGCCAAGGCGGTGATCGGGCAGGCGGAGACGATCCGCCTCATCAACGTGGCGCTGTTCGCGCGCGGCCACGTGCTGCTCGAGGGCGACGTGGGCGTCGGCAAGACGACGGTGCTGCGCGCCTTCTCGCGCGCCATCGGCGGCGACTTCGAACGCGTCGAGGGCACGGTCGACCTGATGCCGGGCGACCTTGTCTATCACACCTATGTCGATGCGCAAGGCCGGCCGCGCATCGATCCCCGGCCGCTGCTGCGCCACGGCGAGCGGCTGGTCACCTTCTTCTTCAACGAGATCAACCGGGCCCGTCCGCAGGTGCAGTCGCTGCTGCTGCGCGCCATGGCCGAGCGCACCGTGTCGGCCTTCGACCGCGAGTACAGCTTTCCGCACATGACGGTGTTTGCCGACCGCAACAAGGTCGAGCGCGAAGAGACCTTCGAGCTGGCCTCCGCAGCACGCGACCGCTTCATGTTCGAGCTGAACATGCCCAAGCCGAGCGACCGCGCCATCCGCCAGTCGCTGGTGTTCGACACGGCCTACCACGACACCGAAGGGCTCATCGACAAGGTGGCGCCGGCCATCCTGCCGTGGGACCGGCTCAACGCCATTGCCGCGGAGGTGCAGCGCAGCGTGCGCGCCAGCGAAACCATCGAGCGTTATGTGCTCGATGTGTGGGAAGCCACCGAAGCGCCGCAGAAGTTCGGCATACGCCTGGACAACGTCGACATGGACCGGCTGATTCTTGCCGGCGCAAGCCCGCGCGGCATGAGCGCGCTGCTGCGCGCGGCGCGCACCGTGGCATGGCTCGAAGGCCGCTCGCACCTGGAGCCCGCCGATCTTGCGGCGGTGCTGCCTTCGGTGCTTGGGCACCGCGTGTTCTTTACGCCGGTGTACGAGTTGCGCCGCGCCGAGCTGTCGGAAGCGCTGGTGATGCAGATCATGGACAAGATCGCAGCGCCATAA
- a CDS encoding MxaL protein, translated as MRLRLLPARWLSAFRRFGGSTGNGPLLLAFVLLALAVWPPRVQLQRPVFNWQVSFDITQSMNVEDVELNHVAVSRLALARAAMRDVLGGLPCGSRVGWSIFSDYRSLVILAPVEVCSHYEELLASLERIDGRMRWANASNVSKGVTWAVRGARSVGPDTSFVFISDGQESPPLRINETPPMTDIKPGDVKGWLIGVGGDVPVPIPKTGSTGEPAGYWRADEVVQGSAIGGTLNHEHLSELRQDHLRSLAELVGVNYRRLQTTDALKTAMLDRRYAQYLPTDADLRWIPALLALLLLAWRFAPDFGWKREQQPKARNKKAAEQLPPRGLTRPA; from the coding sequence GTGAGACTGCGCTTGCTGCCCGCGCGATGGCTGTCTGCTTTTCGGCGCTTCGGCGGCAGCACGGGCAATGGGCCGCTGCTGCTCGCCTTTGTGCTGCTGGCGCTGGCCGTCTGGCCGCCGCGCGTGCAGCTGCAGCGCCCGGTGTTCAACTGGCAGGTCAGCTTCGACATCACGCAGAGCATGAATGTCGAAGATGTCGAACTGAACCATGTGGCCGTCAGCCGCTTGGCGCTGGCGAGAGCCGCGATGCGTGACGTGCTGGGCGGACTGCCGTGCGGCTCCAGGGTGGGCTGGAGCATTTTTTCGGACTACCGCTCATTGGTGATTCTTGCGCCTGTGGAGGTCTGCAGCCACTACGAAGAACTGCTGGCCTCGCTCGAACGCATCGACGGCCGCATGCGCTGGGCCAACGCCAGCAATGTGAGCAAGGGCGTGACCTGGGCGGTGCGTGGCGCCCGCAGCGTGGGGCCCGACACCAGCTTTGTCTTCATCAGCGACGGGCAGGAATCACCGCCCTTGCGCATCAACGAAACGCCGCCGATGACGGACATCAAGCCCGGCGATGTGAAGGGATGGCTGATCGGCGTAGGCGGCGACGTGCCGGTGCCCATTCCCAAGACCGGCAGCACCGGCGAGCCCGCCGGCTACTGGCGGGCGGACGAGGTGGTGCAAGGCTCGGCCATCGGCGGCACGCTGAACCATGAGCATCTTTCCGAACTGCGGCAAGACCACCTGCGATCGCTGGCCGAACTGGTGGGTGTGAACTACCGACGCCTCCAGACAACCGATGCATTGAAAACGGCGATGCTCGACCGCCGTTATGCGCAGTACCTACCCACGGATGCGGATCTGCGCTGGATCCCTGCCCTGCTCGCGCTGCTGTTGCTCGCGTGGCGGTTTGCGCCGGATTTTGGCTGGAAGCGCGAGCAGCAGCCGAAGGCGCGAAACAAGAAGGCGGCTGAACAGTTGCCGCCGCGCGGCCTCACGCGTCCGGCGTGA
- a CDS encoding MxaK protein has protein sequence MKRRTIHLVFGVLSLCCVGVACERGLRLHRTAGLNAEIARIADTPAGKDAAPAPLSAPRELQLAQALALSKAGAHDAALKGYAALIQSGERDPVARQALFNLGNMYLRQGMAQEAGALPLFELGKQRLRDLLRAAPQDWDARYNLERALRLAPEDQEAFSAEQQPAHEQRRVRVPGFVAGDLP, from the coding sequence ATGAAGCGGCGCACGATTCACCTGGTGTTTGGCGTGCTGAGCCTGTGCTGCGTGGGCGTCGCCTGCGAGCGTGGGCTGCGCCTGCACCGCACGGCCGGCCTGAACGCCGAGATCGCCCGCATCGCGGACACGCCCGCGGGCAAGGACGCCGCACCGGCTCCGCTTTCGGCCCCGCGCGAACTGCAGTTGGCGCAGGCGCTGGCCCTTTCGAAAGCGGGCGCGCACGATGCCGCGCTCAAGGGCTATGCGGCGCTGATCCAGAGCGGAGAACGCGACCCTGTCGCACGGCAGGCGCTGTTCAACCTGGGCAACATGTACCTGCGCCAGGGCATGGCGCAAGAGGCCGGCGCGCTGCCGCTGTTCGAACTGGGCAAGCAGCGGCTGCGCGACCTGCTGCGCGCCGCGCCGCAGGACTGGGACGCGCGCTACAACCTGGAGCGTGCGCTGCGCCTCGCGCCCGAAGACCAGGAAGCCTTTTCGGCCGAGCAGCAGCCGGCGCATGAACAGCGCCGGGTCCGGGTGCCGGGCTTCGTCGCCGGAGACCTGCCGTGA
- the pqqD gene encoding pyrroloquinoline quinone biosynthesis peptide chaperone PqqD, with protein sequence MTANKAMLTAESKPRVGPGFRLQWEPAQDCHVLLYPEGMVRLNGSAGEIMKRCDGERSVAQIVADLEQAFDTTGLEPEVRGFVEMAAQQNWLRWDAQ encoded by the coding sequence ATGACAGCGAACAAGGCCATGCTCACCGCCGAAAGCAAACCCCGTGTCGGCCCCGGCTTTCGCCTGCAATGGGAGCCGGCGCAAGACTGCCACGTGCTGCTGTACCCCGAGGGCATGGTGCGGCTCAACGGCAGCGCGGGCGAGATCATGAAGCGCTGCGACGGCGAGCGCAGCGTGGCGCAAATCGTGGCCGACCTGGAACAGGCCTTCGACACCACCGGGCTCGAGCCCGAGGTGCGCGGCTTCGTCGAAATGGCGGCGCAGCAGAACTGGCTGCGCTGGGACGCCCAATGA
- the pqqB gene encoding pyrroloquinoline quinone biosynthesis protein PqqB, with the protein MRAGTVRAKPRTQSSIFVRPDHGEDGVLFNASPDILEQIRSSPVLQPGRALRDTAIAGVVLIDGQVDHATGLFMLRERGTPLPLWCTDPVAEDLSQGNPVLRVLSHYCGVARHPIALDGNAFEVPGVPDLSFRAMPLTGKAAPYSPHREQQVPGDNIGVTLFDRKSGKSLFYAPGLGAITPPVFDAMATADAVMVDGTFWTDDEMVRLGVSGKRAREIGHLPQSGEGGMIEWLTRLPAATRRMLIHINNTNPILDEDSDEHALLRRAGIEPCEDGMTIQL; encoded by the coding sequence GTGCGCGCGGGCACGGTGCGCGCCAAGCCGCGCACGCAATCGTCGATCTTCGTACGGCCTGACCATGGCGAGGACGGCGTGCTGTTCAACGCGTCGCCCGACATCCTCGAGCAGATCCGCAGCAGCCCGGTACTGCAACCGGGGCGCGCGCTGCGCGACACCGCCATTGCCGGCGTGGTGCTGATCGACGGACAGGTCGACCATGCCACGGGGCTTTTCATGCTGCGCGAGCGCGGCACGCCGCTGCCGCTGTGGTGCACCGACCCGGTCGCCGAAGACCTGAGTCAGGGTAATCCCGTGCTGCGCGTGCTGTCGCACTATTGCGGCGTGGCGCGTCACCCGATTGCGCTCGACGGCAATGCCTTCGAGGTGCCGGGCGTGCCCGACCTGAGCTTTCGCGCGATGCCGCTCACCGGCAAGGCCGCGCCGTATTCGCCGCACCGCGAACAGCAGGTGCCGGGCGACAACATCGGCGTGACCCTGTTCGACCGCAAGAGCGGCAAGAGCCTGTTCTATGCGCCGGGCCTGGGCGCGATCACGCCGCCCGTGTTCGACGCCATGGCAACGGCCGACGCGGTCATGGTCGACGGCACCTTCTGGACCGACGACGAAATGGTGCGCCTGGGCGTGAGCGGCAAGCGCGCACGCGAGATCGGCCACCTGCCGCAGTCCGGCGAGGGCGGAATGATCGAATGGCTCACGCGGCTGCCCGCGGCCACGCGGCGCATGCTCATTCACATCAACAACACCAACCCCATCCTCGACGAAGACTCCGACGAGCACGCACTGCTGCGGCGCGCGGGCATCGAGCCCTGCGAGGACGGCATGACGATTCAACTCTGA
- a CDS encoding vWA domain-containing protein, with the protein MRFDLAQPWMLALLPLALLPLLRRRSDTLGFSYVAWLPTDRVGRLVGFMWRAFAVGAMAFTVLGLAGPGQSGAVVERAGRGAEVLILMDRSSSMDATVHTNGLQTAGRMSQEPKAKVVRDLLSEFVAKRPDNRFAFMTFSTVPVAVVPFTQKTDTVQAALAATAIGRGLPETRMGVALLAAIEEFEGRSYSGSRVILIVSDGGAQLDEATRERIHAGLAREKIGLYWIYVRSGPNSPNLNTETVSAYGLGEELALHKFFKTLATPYRLYQVDDSNAMAAAMAEIDRQQNFPLTIHERVPRRDHGAAFYLAAMLCCAGLLACRSVQLQSWRKST; encoded by the coding sequence ATGCGCTTCGATCTCGCCCAGCCCTGGATGCTCGCCCTGCTGCCGCTCGCGCTGCTGCCGCTCTTGCGCAGGCGCAGCGACACGCTGGGCTTTTCTTACGTCGCGTGGCTGCCGACGGATCGGGTCGGCCGCCTTGTCGGTTTCATGTGGCGCGCGTTCGCGGTCGGCGCCATGGCCTTTACCGTTCTGGGCCTTGCCGGGCCGGGCCAATCGGGCGCGGTGGTCGAGCGTGCCGGGCGCGGCGCGGAGGTGCTCATTCTCATGGACCGCAGCAGCAGCATGGACGCGACAGTGCACACCAACGGCCTGCAGACCGCGGGCCGCATGTCGCAGGAACCCAAGGCCAAGGTGGTGCGAGACCTGCTGAGCGAGTTCGTCGCCAAGCGGCCCGACAACCGCTTCGCCTTCATGACCTTCAGCACGGTGCCGGTCGCGGTGGTGCCGTTCACGCAGAAGACCGACACCGTGCAGGCCGCGCTCGCAGCCACCGCCATCGGCCGCGGCCTGCCCGAAACACGCATGGGCGTGGCGCTGCTCGCCGCCATCGAGGAATTCGAAGGCCGAAGCTATTCGGGCAGCCGCGTGATCCTGATCGTTTCGGACGGCGGCGCGCAACTCGACGAGGCGACGCGCGAGCGCATTCATGCCGGCCTCGCGCGCGAGAAGATCGGCCTCTACTGGATCTACGTGCGCAGCGGCCCGAACTCGCCCAACCTCAACACCGAGACGGTATCTGCCTACGGCCTTGGCGAGGAACTGGCGCTGCACAAGTTCTTCAAGACGCTGGCCACGCCCTACCGGCTCTACCAGGTGGACGACTCCAATGCCATGGCGGCCGCCATGGCCGAGATCGACCGCCAGCAGAATTTTCCGCTGACCATTCACGAGCGGGTGCCGCGGCGCGACCACGGCGCGGCCTTCTATCTTGCGGCCATGCTGTGCTGCGCGGGCCTGCTCGCGTGCCGCTCGGTGCAACTGCAAAGCTGGCGAAAGAGCACATGA
- a CDS encoding calcium incorporation protein MxaA, with protein MNRRLAALLALAVAAGTASAATVEQPRAFGHVIGDVLTQRVLLEQAGRPLQPGALPSAARIDLWLERRPSRIETDAEGRRWLAIDYQVINAPRALTAVSLPALSIATASGVPLALPAWPISIGPLTPLEVPGQGDLQPLRPDRAVAPLPTYALGQQLKFSVLALLAVLVAWLGWWAWRNRREAQQLPFASAWRELKRIGDPASPEAWRVLHRALNRSAGRVVHHASLPQLMAEAPYLRPLQPRLEEFYRESTRRFFFAESVAAATQPEGAYPLRPLCRALRDAEKRHRH; from the coding sequence ATGAACCGGCGCCTGGCAGCCCTGTTGGCGCTCGCCGTCGCGGCCGGCACGGCCAGCGCCGCGACGGTCGAGCAGCCGCGCGCCTTCGGACATGTGATCGGCGACGTTCTCACGCAGCGCGTGCTGCTCGAGCAAGCGGGCCGGCCCCTGCAGCCCGGCGCGCTGCCCAGCGCCGCGCGCATCGACCTGTGGCTCGAAAGGAGGCCCTCGCGCATCGAGACCGATGCCGAGGGGCGGCGCTGGCTGGCCATCGACTACCAGGTGATCAACGCGCCGCGCGCGCTCACCGCCGTTTCGCTGCCGGCGCTCAGCATTGCGACCGCATCGGGCGTGCCGCTGGCGCTGCCGGCCTGGCCGATCAGCATCGGCCCGCTGACGCCGCTCGAAGTGCCGGGGCAAGGCGATCTGCAGCCGCTGCGGCCGGACCGCGCCGTGGCCCCGCTTCCCACCTACGCGCTCGGCCAACAGCTGAAGTTCTCGGTTCTTGCGCTGCTGGCCGTGCTTGTGGCCTGGCTCGGCTGGTGGGCGTGGCGCAACCGGCGCGAAGCGCAGCAGCTTCCGTTCGCAAGCGCCTGGCGCGAGCTGAAGCGGATCGGCGATCCCGCGAGCCCGGAAGCCTGGCGCGTGCTGCATCGCGCGCTCAATCGGAGCGCCGGCCGCGTGGTTCACCACGCCAGCCTGCCGCAGCTCATGGCCGAGGCGCCGTACCTGCGCCCGTTGCAGCCGCGCCTGGAGGAGTTCTATCGCGAATCGACACGGCGCTTCTTCTTTGCCGAGAGCGTTGCCGCGGCCACGCAGCCCGAGGGGGCCTACCCGCTCCGGCCGCTGTGCCGGGCCCTGCGTGACGCGGAAAAGCGCCATCGGCATTGA
- a CDS encoding SRPBCC family protein has translation MPTQPFSRRTLSVLLASALLTASASSLAHGPTRQKVSEKVTIEAPADAVWAKVKNFNALKEWHPAVADSPADKGNAEGSVRTVKLKDGGTLVETLESYDDAQKKYSYRAKDGGALPVTNYTSILSVVADGGKSVVEWRGAFYRGFPNNNPPPEQNDEAALKAVTGVYKGGLAHLKKMMESK, from the coding sequence ATGCCGACTCAACCTTTCAGCCGAAGAACTCTCTCCGTCCTGCTCGCATCCGCCCTGCTCACCGCATCGGCCTCCAGCCTCGCCCACGGGCCGACGCGCCAGAAAGTGAGCGAGAAAGTCACCATCGAAGCGCCCGCCGATGCGGTATGGGCCAAGGTCAAGAACTTCAACGCGTTGAAGGAGTGGCACCCCGCGGTGGCCGACAGTCCGGCCGACAAGGGCAACGCCGAAGGCTCGGTTCGCACCGTCAAGCTCAAGGACGGCGGCACGCTGGTCGAAACGCTCGAAAGCTACGACGACGCGCAAAAGAAATACAGCTACCGCGCCAAGGACGGCGGCGCGCTGCCGGTCACCAACTACACCTCCATCCTCTCCGTGGTGGCGGACGGCGGCAAGTCGGTCGTCGAATGGCGCGGCGCCTTCTACCGCGGCTTTCCCAACAACAACCCGCCGCCGGAGCAGAACGACGAAGCCGCGCTCAAGGCGGTGACCGGCGTCTACAAGGGCGGGCTCGCCCACCTGAAGAAGATGATGGAGTCGAAGTAG
- a CDS encoding YncE family protein, protein MTATAPPARLMLAALLLFCTSAGAAPFAYITNQGSHDVSVIDLATQRVVASIPVGKSPAGVVASSRAGRTFVSNPDSKTISVIDMRQQKVVNTLPAGDGPVGIDISGDGKHLYAADWYSSRLLVFDALADKASKPLASIAVGRAPAGVAAHSDGATVFVAERDDDSVAVVDTATRRVAARVRVGSHPFALLYDAPRARLYALNVQSNDVTVVDVRDTRRPAFVATVKVGKAPYGAALAQGGALLYVTNQHEDTVSVIDAASLKVLRTLPGFAYPEGVAAHGDRVYVVNWMDDNVQVLDAASGQKLATIATGQNSRGFGAFIGAPVEP, encoded by the coding sequence ATGACGGCCACCGCACCCCCTGCGCGCCTGATGCTTGCCGCCCTGCTGCTCTTCTGCACCTCGGCCGGGGCCGCGCCGTTCGCCTACATCACCAACCAGGGCAGCCATGACGTGTCGGTGATCGACCTTGCGACGCAACGGGTGGTCGCCAGCATTCCGGTGGGCAAGTCGCCGGCCGGCGTGGTCGCGTCCAGTCGCGCGGGCCGCACCTTCGTCTCCAACCCCGACAGCAAGACCATCTCGGTCATCGACATGCGCCAGCAGAAGGTGGTGAACACGCTGCCCGCGGGCGACGGGCCGGTGGGCATCGACATCTCCGGGGACGGAAAGCACCTATACGCGGCTGACTGGTACAGCAGCCGTCTGCTGGTGTTCGATGCACTGGCTGACAAAGCCTCGAAGCCATTGGCCTCGATTGCCGTCGGCCGTGCGCCGGCGGGCGTGGCCGCGCATTCCGACGGCGCCACGGTGTTCGTGGCCGAGCGCGACGACGACAGCGTGGCCGTGGTCGACACCGCCACGCGCCGGGTGGCTGCGCGCGTGCGCGTCGGCAGCCATCCGTTCGCGCTGCTCTACGACGCTCCGCGCGCTCGGCTTTATGCACTCAACGTGCAAAGCAACGACGTTACGGTGGTCGATGTGCGCGACACCCGCAGGCCCGCCTTCGTCGCCACCGTGAAAGTGGGCAAGGCGCCCTACGGCGCCGCGCTGGCGCAGGGCGGCGCGCTTCTGTATGTGACCAACCAGCACGAAGACACCGTGAGCGTGATCGACGCCGCCTCGCTGAAGGTGCTGCGCACCCTGCCCGGCTTTGCCTACCCCGAGGGCGTTGCCGCGCATGGCGACCGCGTGTATGTCGTGAACTGGATGGACGACAACGTGCAGGTGCTGGACGCCGCGAGCGGGCAGAAGCTCGCCACCATCGCCACGGGGCAGAACAGCCGCGGGTTCGGCGCCTTCATCGGCGCGCCCGTGGAGCCTTGA